A section of the Pan paniscus chromosome 7, NHGRI_mPanPan1-v2.0_pri, whole genome shotgun sequence genome encodes:
- the ASPH gene encoding aspartyl/asparaginyl beta-hydroxylase isoform X31, with amino-acid sequence MAEDKETKHGGHKNGRKGGLSGTSFFTWFMVIALLGVWTSVAVVWFDLVDYEEVLAKAKDFRYNLSEVLQGKLGIYDADGDGDFDVDDAKVLLEGPSGVAKRKTKAKVKELTKEELKKEKEKPESRKESKNEERKKGKKEDVRKDKKIADADLSRKESPKGKKDREKEKVDLEKSAKTKENRKKSTNMKDVSSKMASRDKDDRKESRSSTRYAHLTKGNTQKRNY; translated from the exons AGACAAAGCATGGAGGACACAAGAACGGGAGGAAAGGCGGACTCTCAGGAACTTCATTCTTCACGTGGTTTATGGTGATTGCATTGCTGGGCGTCTGGACGTCTGTAGCTGTCGTTTGGTTTGATCTTGTTGACTATGAGGAAGTTCTAG CCAAAGCAAAGGACTTCCGTTATAACTTATCAGAGGTGCTTCAAG GAAAACTAGGAATCTATGATGCTGATGGTGATGGAGATTTTGATGTGGATGATGCCAAAGTTTTATTAG AAGGACCCAGTGGGGTAGCCAAGAGAAAAACTAAGGCTaaag TTAAAGAACTCACTAAAGAAGAGctcaagaaggagaaagagaaacctGAGTCAAGGAAGGAAAGTaagaatgaagagagaaaaaaggggaagaaagaggaTGTCCGAAAGGATAAGAAAATTGCTGATGCAGACCTATCCAGGAAGGAGTCTCCTAAGGGtaaaaaggacagagaaaaagagaaagtggacCTAGAAAAAAGTGCTAAAACcaaggaaaataggaaaaaatcaacaaatatgaAGGATGTTTCTAGTAAAATGGCATCCAGAGACAAAGATGACAGAAAGGAAAGTAGAAGTTCTACCAGATATGCACACTTAACAAAGGGAAATACCCAGAAAAGAAACTACTAA
- the ASPH gene encoding aspartyl/asparaginyl beta-hydroxylase isoform X32 yields the protein MAEDKETKHGGHKNGRKGGLSGTSFFTWFMVIALLGVWTSVAVVWFDLVDYEEVLGKLGIYDADGDGDFDVDDAKVLLEGPSGVAKRKTKAKVKELTKEELKKEKEKPESRKESKNEERKKGKKEDVRKDKKIADADLSRKESPKGKKDREKEKVDLEKSAKTKENRKKSTNMKDVSSKMASRDKDDRKESRSSTRYAHLTKGNTQKRNY from the exons AGACAAAGCATGGAGGACACAAGAACGGGAGGAAAGGCGGACTCTCAGGAACTTCATTCTTCACGTGGTTTATGGTGATTGCATTGCTGGGCGTCTGGACGTCTGTAGCTGTCGTTTGGTTTGATCTTGTTGACTATGAGGAAGTTCTAG GAAAACTAGGAATCTATGATGCTGATGGTGATGGAGATTTTGATGTGGATGATGCCAAAGTTTTATTAG AAGGACCCAGTGGGGTAGCCAAGAGAAAAACTAAGGCTaaag TTAAAGAACTCACTAAAGAAGAGctcaagaaggagaaagagaaacctGAGTCAAGGAAGGAAAGTaagaatgaagagagaaaaaaggggaagaaagaggaTGTCCGAAAGGATAAGAAAATTGCTGATGCAGACCTATCCAGGAAGGAGTCTCCTAAGGGtaaaaaggacagagaaaaagagaaagtggacCTAGAAAAAAGTGCTAAAACcaaggaaaataggaaaaaatcaacaaatatgaAGGATGTTTCTAGTAAAATGGCATCCAGAGACAAAGATGACAGAAAGGAAAGTAGAAGTTCTACCAGATATGCACACTTAACAAAGGGAAATACCCAGAAAAGAAACTACTAA